A portion of the Malania oleifera isolate guangnan ecotype guangnan chromosome 3, ASM2987363v1, whole genome shotgun sequence genome contains these proteins:
- the LOC131152175 gene encoding probable magnesium transporter NIPA2 isoform X1: protein MGISSDNIHGLVLAVSSSIFIGSSFIIKKKGLKKAGATGTRAGSGGYSYLYEPWWWAGMITMIVGEIANFAAYAYAPAILVTPLGALSIIFSAVLAHFILEEKLHIFGVLGCVLCVVGSTSIVLHAPQEKNIESVKEVWQLATEPGFIVYTGIVLILVIFLIFRMVPRYGKTHMLVYVGICSLMGSLTVMSVKALGIALKLTFSGMNQFVYFQTWFFTVVVLISCLFQINYLNKALDTFNTAVISPVYFVMFTSLTILASMIMFKDWDTQNASQIVTELCGFVTILSGTFLLHKTNDMGDHVNMDPPVFLNSPPNQNSSSG from the exons ATGGGGATATCATCCGACAACATCCATGGACTTGTGTTGGCCGTCTCTTCTAGCATTTTTATTGGATCTAGCTTTATTATCAAGAAGAAAGGTCTCAAAAAAGCCGGGGCTACTGGAACTAGAGCAG GCTCTGGAGGGTATTCATATTTGTACGAACCTTGGTGGTGGGCTGGAATGATAACTA TGATTGTTGGAGAGATAGCTAACTTTGCTGCTTACGCATATGCTCCTGCAATTCTAGTAACACCCCTGGGAGCTTTAAGCATTATTTTCAG TGCAGTGTTAGCTCATTTTATTTTGGAGGAGAAATTGCATATCTTTGGTGTTCTTGGGTGTGTTCTCTGTGTGGTGGGATCCACAAGTATTGTTTTGCATGCTCCACAGGAGAAGAATATTGAATCTGTTAAGGAAGTCTGGCAGCTAGCCACTGAGCCAG GTTTCATCGTCTACACTGGCATAGTTCTGATACTGGTTATTTTCCTCATTTTCCGGATGGTGCCACGTTATGGGAAGACCCATATGCTGGTATATGTTGGAATTTGCTCACTCATGGGCTCGCTTACG GTTATGAGTGTGAAAGCGCTGGGAATTGCATTGAAGCTGACATTTTCAGGAATGAACCAATTTGTCTACTTTCAGACGTGGTTTTTCACTGTGGTTGTTCTTATTTCATGTCTCTTTCAAATTAACTACTTGAACAAG GCCCTAGACACTTTCAATACTGCTGTTATATCTCCTGTCTACTTTGTCATGTTTACATCTCTCACCATTCTTGCCAGCATGATAATGTTTAAG GACTGGGATACGCAAAATGCATCACAGATTGTAACTGAACTGTGTGGATTTGTTACTATTCTATCTGGGACCTTTCTCCTTCATAAAACTAATGATATGGGAGATCATGTAAATATGGATCCACCTGTCTTCTTAAATTCTCCACCCAACCAAAACTCAAGTTCTGGATAA
- the LOC131152175 gene encoding probable magnesium transporter NIPA2 isoform X2, producing the protein MLIVGEIANFAAYAYAPAILVTPLGALSIIFSAVLAHFILEEKLHIFGVLGCVLCVVGSTSIVLHAPQEKNIESVKEVWQLATEPGFIVYTGIVLILVIFLIFRMVPRYGKTHMLVYVGICSLMGSLTVMSVKALGIALKLTFSGMNQFVYFQTWFFTVVVLISCLFQINYLNKALDTFNTAVISPVYFVMFTSLTILASMIMFKDWDTQNASQIVTELCGFVTILSGTFLLHKTNDMGDHVNMDPPVFLNSPPNQNSSSG; encoded by the exons atgc TGATTGTTGGAGAGATAGCTAACTTTGCTGCTTACGCATATGCTCCTGCAATTCTAGTAACACCCCTGGGAGCTTTAAGCATTATTTTCAG TGCAGTGTTAGCTCATTTTATTTTGGAGGAGAAATTGCATATCTTTGGTGTTCTTGGGTGTGTTCTCTGTGTGGTGGGATCCACAAGTATTGTTTTGCATGCTCCACAGGAGAAGAATATTGAATCTGTTAAGGAAGTCTGGCAGCTAGCCACTGAGCCAG GTTTCATCGTCTACACTGGCATAGTTCTGATACTGGTTATTTTCCTCATTTTCCGGATGGTGCCACGTTATGGGAAGACCCATATGCTGGTATATGTTGGAATTTGCTCACTCATGGGCTCGCTTACG GTTATGAGTGTGAAAGCGCTGGGAATTGCATTGAAGCTGACATTTTCAGGAATGAACCAATTTGTCTACTTTCAGACGTGGTTTTTCACTGTGGTTGTTCTTATTTCATGTCTCTTTCAAATTAACTACTTGAACAAG GCCCTAGACACTTTCAATACTGCTGTTATATCTCCTGTCTACTTTGTCATGTTTACATCTCTCACCATTCTTGCCAGCATGATAATGTTTAAG GACTGGGATACGCAAAATGCATCACAGATTGTAACTGAACTGTGTGGATTTGTTACTATTCTATCTGGGACCTTTCTCCTTCATAAAACTAATGATATGGGAGATCATGTAAATATGGATCCACCTGTCTTCTTAAATTCTCCACCCAACCAAAACTCAAGTTCTGGATAA